A window of the Amblyraja radiata isolate CabotCenter1 chromosome 5, sAmbRad1.1.pri, whole genome shotgun sequence genome harbors these coding sequences:
- the kcns3 gene encoding potassium voltage-gated channel subfamily S member 3, with the protein MICGQLFERTSTECELININVGGYKQRVDHRTLLQFPYTRLGKLLKCDTEEDILELCDDYNVVDKEFYFDRNPCLFRYILNFYYTGKLHVMEELCAFSFSQEIEYWGINEHFIDSCCNNRYQERKEDVVDRDWDQKSEESIDSSFEELSAMDKDMDKFESMRYGKLRMNLWVRLENPGHSLSAKIYAVLSLGVVLTSIVAMCIHSMHEFQQFDANDKEIVHPALEGLEFACVVWFTAEFIVRFSVTPSLMKFFKKPLNLIDFVSILPFYFTLALETMDEDSEELENVGKVIQILRLMRIFRILKLARHSVGLRSLGATLRHSYHEVGLLLLFLTVGISIFSVLAYSVEKDESESGLHSIPMSWWWATISMTTVGYGDTYPVTLLGKLIGSICIICGILVVALPITIIFNKFSKYYRKNKMIDIDRCNAELAESCPDLPYVNIRDIYAKNMHSFIASISSIISTDASDHTIDASSIQDLETVHNNATFENCSVK; encoded by the coding sequence ATGATTTGTGGGCAGTTGTTTGAAAGGACTTCCACTGAATGCGAACTTATCAACATAAATGTGGGAGGATACAAACAGCGAGTTGACCATCGTACTCTGCTGCAGTTTCCATACACCAGGTTAGGAAAACTGCTGAAATGTGATACCGAGGAGGATATTTTGGAGCTCTGCGATGATTACAATGTTGTGGACAAGGAATTCTACTTTGATCGGAATCCCTGCCTCTTCCGGTACATTCTGAACTTCTACTACACTGGCAAACTGCATGTCATGGAAGAACTCTGTGCATTTTCATTCAGTCAAGAAATTGAATACTGGGGGATTAATGAACATTTTATTGACTCCTGCTGCAACAATAGGTATCAAGAGAGGAAAGAGGATGTGGTGGATAGAGATTGGGATCAGAAAAGTGAGGAGAGTATTGACTCTTCCTTTGAGGAATTATCAGCCATGGATAAAGATATGGATAAATTTGAAAGCATGCGGTATGGAAAACTAAGAATGAATCTGTGGGTCAGGTTAGAAAATCCTGGACATTCGCTCTCAGCCAAGATCTATGCAGTTTTATCATTGGGTGTGGTCCTGACATCCATTGTGGCGATGTGCATTCATAGCATGCATGAGTTCCAGCAATTTGATGCAAATGATAAAGAGATAGTTCATCCTGCTCTAGAAGGACTGGAGTTTGCGTGTGTCGTCTGGTTCACTGCGGAGTTCATCGTGAGGTTCTCTGTTACGCCAAGTTTAATGAAATTCTTCAAAAAACCTCTGAACCTAATTGACTTTGTTTCAATCTTACCTTTCTACTTTACGCTGGCCCTGGAGACAATGGACGAGGACAGTGAAGAGTTGGAAAATGTGGGTAAGGTGATTCAGATCCTGCGTTTAATGAGGATATTCCGTATCCTGAAACTGGCTCGGCATTCAGTGGGTCTGCGATCACTGGGAGCCACACTCAGGCACAGCTACCACGAGGTTGGTCTCTTACTCCTCTTCTTGACAGTCGGGATCTCTATATTCTCTGTCCTTGCTTATTCTGTTGAAAAGGATGAAAGCGAGTCAGGACTTCACAGTATTCCCATGAGCTGGTGGTGGGCAACCATTAGCATGACTACAGTTGGGTATGGGGACACATATCCTGTCACATTACTGGGAAAGCTCATCGGAAGCATTTGCATTATATGTGGAATTTTGGTAGTGGCTCTCCCCATTACTATCATTTTCAACAAATTTTCCAAGTACTACAGGAAGAATAAGATGATAGACATTGACCGCTGCAATGCAGAACTTGCAGAAAGTTGTCCTGATTTACCTTATGTGAACATTCGAGACATATATGCCAAAAATATGCACTCTTTCATAGCTAGTATCTCTTCCATAATTAGCACTGATGCCAGTGATCACACCATAGATGCCTCGAGCATCCAAGACCTTGAAACTGTTCATAACAATGCAACGTTTGAGAATTGCTCAGTAAAATAG